In the genome of Candidatus Omnitrophota bacterium, one region contains:
- a CDS encoding amidohydrolase family protein, producing MVIDAHSHYMPPDVAQKTAFFKEHWSDADKQLRLMDEYHVDRALLVYPTSDAHLNMGGWEKLCSVYNSSIADLVKKYSDRFVGAGIIPVDAPSAIARELKRMEDLGLKAISLASSYQGTYLDDALFEDVYAFARAKHFPIHVHPQIMDPIGEQRVRDPLLSPVLEYVFDVSMCIGKMMMSGVFLRHPGVNFIFAHYGGVLPIVKERFDSTYAMLRKRNFVKDLGKAPGEYFRNLYFDTSGSKSPASLSGALEVTDIAHILWGSDFPANQNFTDSLGVISQTLLSSRERGMVFGGNLTRLLGSFSS from the coding sequence ATGGTCATTGACGCGCACAGCCATTATATGCCGCCCGACGTGGCGCAGAAAACAGCGTTCTTCAAGGAGCATTGGTCGGACGCGGACAAACAACTGCGTCTCATGGACGAGTATCATGTGGACCGGGCTTTGCTGGTCTATCCCACCAGCGACGCGCACCTGAACATGGGCGGATGGGAGAAATTGTGTTCCGTATATAATTCTTCCATTGCCGATCTTGTGAAAAAATATTCGGACCGTTTCGTTGGTGCCGGCATTATTCCGGTGGACGCCCCATCAGCCATCGCCCGGGAATTAAAGCGCATGGAAGACCTGGGGCTCAAAGCCATTTCCCTCGCGTCCAGTTATCAGGGGACCTATCTCGACGATGCTCTGTTTGAAGACGTGTACGCGTTCGCCCGCGCCAAACATTTTCCCATCCACGTCCATCCCCAGATCATGGACCCCATCGGCGAACAGCGCGTGCGCGACCCCTTGTTAAGCCCGGTCTTGGAATATGTTTTTGACGTGTCCATGTGCATCGGCAAAATGATGATGTCCGGCGTATTTTTAAGGCATCCCGGCGTGAATTTTATTTTTGCCCACTATGGCGGGGTTTTGCCCATCGTCAAAGAACGTTTTGATTCCACGTATGCGATGCTGCGCAAGCGCAATTTTGTCAAGGATTTGGGCAAAGCGCCGGGAGAGTATTTCAGGAATTTATATTTTGACACCAGCGGCTCCAAGTCGCCGGCCTCTTTATCAGGAGCTTTGGAAGTGACGGATATTGCCCATATCCTTTGGGGCAGTGATTTTCCCGCCAACCAGAACTTTACGGATTCCCTGGGGGTCATCAGCCAAACCCTCCTGTCCTCCCGCGAAAGAGGCATGGTTTTTGGGGGCAATTTGACCCGCCTTCTGGGTTCTTTTTCATCTTAA
- a CDS encoding transcriptional coactivator p15/PC4 family protein, translating to MDKTVSVFPKNKFQEVRVGIREFKGNDLVDVRIWTLTQGSDQMVPTAKGVSINIHLLPELMKALQAADKILKDSKMV from the coding sequence ATGGACAAAACCGTTTCAGTGTTTCCCAAAAATAAGTTCCAGGAAGTCCGCGTGGGCATCCGTGAGTTCAAGGGCAATGACCTGGTTGATGTGCGCATATGGACCTTGACCCAGGGCTCTGACCAAATGGTCCCGACGGCCAAAGGCGTTTCCATCAACATCCACCTTTTGCCGGAACTCATGAAGGCCCTGCAGGCCGCGGACAAGATCCTCAAAGACAGTAAGATGGTCTGA
- a CDS encoding ACP S-malonyltransferase, which produces MVNVALIFPGQGAQKVGMGREFYDTSALAKAIFDEAEKICANGLLKVIFEGPEERLTQTAYCQSAIFTASIAALKAFEAHPKFKSVKVRYAAGLSLGEYSALAASGAISFADALHLVQKRGTLMEEAAKETKGAMAAVIGFDKDQLAAICRQTGAEVANFNS; this is translated from the coding sequence ATGGTAAATGTCGCTTTAATTTTTCCCGGGCAGGGCGCCCAAAAAGTCGGCATGGGCAGGGAATTTTATGACACGTCCGCTTTGGCCAAAGCCATTTTTGACGAAGCCGAAAAGATCTGTGCTAATGGTTTATTGAAGGTGATCTTTGAAGGCCCGGAAGAACGGTTGACCCAGACAGCGTATTGCCAAAGCGCTATTTTCACCGCCAGCATCGCGGCCCTAAAGGCCTTTGAAGCTCACCCTAAATTCAAGTCCGTCAAAGTCCGTTATGCCGCCGGTTTAAGTTTGGGGGAGTATTCGGCTTTGGCCGCTTCCGGCGCCATTTCCTTCGCGGATGCTTTGCATTTGGTGCAAAAACGCGGGACCTTGATGGAAGAGGCCGCGAAAGAAACCAAAGGCGCCATGGCCGCGGTCATCGGTTTTGATAAGGATCAACTGGCCGCCATTTGCCGCCAAACCGGGGCAGAGGTGGCTAATTTTAATTC
- the rpmF gene encoding 50S ribosomal protein L32: MPLPKRQHSKSRGRKRRTHWKVTVAALRKCPQCQKAGLPHRICPFCGYYKGTHIVEVAAKAVK, from the coding sequence ATGCCATTACCGAAAAGACAACATTCAAAAAGCCGCGGGCGTAAACGCCGCACCCACTGGAAGGTGACTGTCGCGGCTTTGCGCAAATGTCCGCAATGCCAAAAAGCGGGGCTGCCCCATCGCATATGCCCGTTCTGCGGGTATTATAAAGGCACGCACATTGTCGAAGTGGCTGCCAAAGCCGTAAAATAA
- a CDS encoding polyketide cyclase has protein sequence MGHTVNSIIINAPYELIFDISNKIERWTELFGKEYASADVLEHKGNEITFRLTDEDGKSWVSKRWLYKDLKFAYAQRWDPLFPFLYMKIVWFYTEVQGGISMKWIQDFEMDPKFTKFTAEQIEGFINKHSQDNLQIFKKVIESEAHVSK, from the coding sequence ATGGGACATACAGTAAATTCAATCATCATCAATGCGCCATACGAGTTGATTTTTGATATTTCCAACAAGATTGAACGCTGGACTGAATTGTTCGGCAAGGAATATGCCAGCGCTGATGTGCTGGAGCACAAGGGCAACGAGATCACCTTTCGCCTGACCGATGAGGATGGCAAGTCATGGGTGTCCAAACGCTGGTTATACAAGGACCTGAAATTCGCCTATGCCCAGCGTTGGGACCCGCTGTTCCCATTTTTGTATATGAAAATTGTGTGGTTCTATACCGAAGTTCAAGGCGGCATTTCCATGAAATGGATCCAGGATTTTGAAATGGACCCCAAATTCACCAAATTCACCGCCGAGCAGATCGAAGGGTTCATCAACAAGCATTCGCAGGATAACCTGCAGATATTCAAGAAAGTGATCGAATCTGAAGCCCATGTCAGTAAGTAG
- a CDS encoding DUF177 domain-containing protein — translation MIRVSIRDITFKGKEIDQVVPKEGIGLTDEEIDLRSPLKVHAHLAKVDNVIVAEARVETEYGYTCSRCLENFQRLEVKEYHFNFPLEPEAEYVDLGEEIRQEMIMSNPARILCREDCKGICAKCGANLNTEKCKCK, via the coding sequence ATGATCAGGGTTTCCATCCGGGACATCACGTTTAAAGGCAAGGAGATCGACCAGGTCGTCCCGAAGGAAGGGATCGGCCTGACCGATGAAGAGATCGACCTGCGTTCGCCGTTGAAGGTCCACGCGCATCTGGCCAAGGTGGACAATGTCATTGTGGCCGAAGCGCGGGTGGAGACGGAATACGGATATACCTGCTCCCGTTGTCTGGAAAATTTTCAACGCCTGGAGGTTAAGGAATACCATTTTAATTTTCCTTTGGAACCCGAAGCTGAATATGTGGACCTAGGGGAGGAGATCCGGCAGGAAATGATCATGAGCAATCCCGCCCGGATCCTGTGCAGGGAGGATTGCAAGGGGATTTGCGCGAAATGCGGGGCAAATCTTAATACCGAAAAATGTAAATGTAAATAA
- a CDS encoding SDR family oxidoreductase encodes MAHVLVDLKGKTALITGASRGIGRAIAARLAEHGANVVLAARTQGPLDAAVQELKSKYHIEAVGIPTDVAKLEDLKNLVEKAKAHFKQIDILVNVAGVSSQHPFHQQPIEDFEMLAHVNYLGYVRLIRLVIPDMVARKSGQIISVVSGSTLVDPIPRGFLAYSSLKMGLRSFLKGLFWEMREHNIKVTSLLPGVVASDLTDHLKDVAKEQRDRLMDPVAVADMVSFALSVPANACPLELAVINQLTTWTKPIIDYQQTQAK; translated from the coding sequence ATGGCACATGTTTTGGTTGATCTCAAAGGCAAGACAGCCCTTATCACCGGGGCAAGCCGCGGCATCGGCCGTGCCATTGCCGCGCGTTTGGCCGAGCACGGGGCCAATGTGGTGCTGGCCGCGCGCACGCAGGGGCCTTTGGATGCGGCTGTGCAGGAATTAAAAAGCAAATATCACATCGAGGCCGTCGGCATTCCGACCGACGTGGCCAAACTGGAAGACCTTAAGAATTTGGTGGAAAAGGCCAAGGCACATTTCAAACAAATTGATATTCTCGTCAACGTGGCCGGCGTTTCCAGCCAGCATCCATTCCACCAACAGCCCATTGAGGATTTTGAAATGCTCGCCCATGTCAATTATTTGGGCTATGTGCGCCTGATCCGCCTGGTCATCCCCGACATGGTGGCGCGCAAGAGCGGGCAGATCATCAGCGTGGTTTCCGGTTCGACGCTGGTGGACCCCATCCCGCGCGGATTTTTGGCCTACAGTTCCCTGAAAATGGGTTTGCGTTCGTTCCTCAAAGGCCTGTTCTGGGAAATGCGCGAACACAATATCAAGGTCACTTCATTGTTGCCCGGTGTCGTCGCGTCAGATCTGACCGATCATTTGAAAGACGTGGCCAAGGAACAGCGCGACCGTTTGATGGACCCGGTGGCCGTGGCAGACATGGTCAGCTTTGCATTGTCAGTACCAGCAAACGCATGTCCCCTTGAATTAGCAGTCATTAATCAGTTAACAACATGGACTAAGCCAATAATTGACTATCAACAGACTCAAGCAAAATAA
- a CDS encoding beta-ketoacyl-ACP synthase III gives MPHVGILGLGVYLPARKLTNFDLEKMVATSDEWIRTRTGIVERRIAGIKEKTSDLAAKAAARALKDAGIPAQKIDLIIVATISPDSNFPSMACKVQKTLGAFNATAFDVSAACSGFLYALTTAKQYIRTGAAKNVLVIAAERISGLIDWKDRSTCILFGDGAGACVLGKARSGGIIADFTRSFGKYGHLMEVVAQEMRSPFDPQKATHTQLPHVVMQGQELFKVAVNSMAEAVEQVLKKAKMKKSDVDCVVPHQANDRIISAVARKLGIPKEKFFVNIDKYGNMSAASIAVALYEAVKTKRIKKGSKVVLVAFGAGLVSAANVVKW, from the coding sequence ATGCCCCATGTCGGCATCCTTGGTTTAGGCGTTTATTTGCCCGCGAGAAAACTCACCAATTTTGACCTGGAAAAAATGGTCGCGACCTCCGATGAGTGGATCCGCACACGCACGGGCATTGTTGAGCGGCGCATCGCCGGCATTAAAGAAAAGACCAGCGACCTTGCCGCTAAAGCCGCGGCGCGGGCACTCAAAGACGCCGGGATCCCGGCGCAAAAAATAGACCTCATCATCGTGGCCACGATCAGCCCGGACAGCAATTTTCCGTCCATGGCATGCAAGGTGCAAAAAACCCTGGGGGCATTCAATGCCACGGCTTTTGACGTTTCCGCGGCCTGCTCGGGGTTTTTATACGCCTTGACCACGGCGAAACAATACATCCGGACAGGCGCGGCAAAAAACGTTTTGGTCATCGCGGCCGAGCGGATCAGCGGGCTGATTGATTGGAAAGACCGTTCCACCTGTATCCTTTTCGGGGACGGGGCCGGCGCCTGCGTTCTGGGCAAGGCGCGTTCCGGTGGCATCATCGCCGATTTTACCCGGTCGTTCGGAAAATACGGTCATTTGATGGAAGTGGTGGCCCAGGAGATGCGCAGTCCGTTCGACCCTCAAAAAGCCACGCACACCCAATTGCCGCATGTGGTCATGCAGGGCCAGGAATTGTTCAAGGTCGCGGTCAATTCCATGGCCGAGGCCGTTGAGCAGGTGCTTAAAAAAGCCAAAATGAAAAAAAGCGACGTGGACTGCGTTGTTCCTCATCAGGCCAATGACCGTATCATTTCAGCGGTGGCCAGGAAATTGGGCATCCCCAAGGAAAAATTTTTCGTTAATATTGATAAATACGGCAATATGTCCGCCGCGTCCATCGCCGTTGCTCTTTACGAGGCCGTCAAGACCAAACGGATCAAAAAAGGCAGTAAGGTGGTTTTGGTGGCTTTTGGCGCGGGACTGGTCAGCGCGGCGAATGTGGTCAAATGGTAA
- the plsX gene encoding phosphate acyltransferase PlsX — protein sequence MKIVVDAMGGDHAPENVVAGAVDAVNAYRVPVVLVGIAQRVEAELKKYKYPQGLIEIVHAPEIVAMDDHAIASIRQKKNSSITVGVGLLKKGGYDAFISAGNTGAVVAASTVVLGMIPGVDRPGIGCVIPTLKKFSFMIDLGANTAAKPEHLLQYAKMAKVYARLVLEIPHPSVGLLNIGAEEGKGTELEKEAHKILEEREPDFIGNIEANEIFTGKAHCIVCDGYVGNVALKVSEGLMESVGILMKREIKKNPIAILGALLLKSSLSEARRSIDYSEYGGAPLLGVDGLVLISHGRSSPKAIRNAIRAAIREVEHDVLAKIKEEAVK from the coding sequence ATGAAGATCGTTGTCGATGCCATGGGCGGGGATCATGCCCCTGAAAATGTAGTTGCTGGGGCCGTTGACGCGGTGAACGCCTACCGCGTACCGGTGGTCTTGGTCGGCATTGCCCAACGCGTCGAGGCCGAGCTCAAAAAATACAAATACCCCCAAGGCCTTATTGAGATCGTCCATGCCCCGGAGATCGTGGCCATGGATGATCACGCCATCGCTTCCATCCGCCAGAAGAAAAATTCATCCATTACCGTCGGTGTCGGGCTTTTGAAAAAAGGCGGCTATGACGCTTTTATCAGCGCCGGCAATACCGGTGCCGTGGTGGCCGCTTCCACTGTTGTGCTGGGCATGATCCCTGGTGTAGACCGCCCGGGCATCGGCTGCGTCATCCCCACCCTGAAGAAATTTTCTTTCATGATCGATCTGGGCGCCAACACCGCGGCCAAGCCCGAACATTTATTGCAATATGCCAAAATGGCCAAGGTCTACGCGCGCCTCGTCCTGGAGATCCCTCATCCGAGTGTGGGGCTTTTGAATATCGGCGCGGAGGAAGGCAAGGGCACCGAGTTGGAAAAAGAAGCCCACAAAATACTGGAAGAAAGGGAACCCGATTTTATCGGCAATATTGAGGCCAATGAGATATTCACCGGCAAGGCGCATTGCATTGTCTGCGACGGTTACGTGGGCAACGTGGCTTTGAAGGTTTCCGAGGGCTTGATGGAAAGCGTCGGTATACTGATGAAGCGGGAGATCAAAAAGAATCCCATCGCCATCCTTGGCGCGTTGCTTTTAAAATCCAGTTTGAGCGAAGCCAGAAGATCCATTGATTATTCCGAATACGGCGGCGCCCCTTTATTGGGGGTGGATGGGCTGGTACTCATCAGCCACGGCCGTTCTTCGCCTAAAGCCATCAGGAACGCCATCCGCGCGGCCATCCGCGAAGTGGAACATGATGTTTTGGCAAAGATCAAGGAAGAGGCGGTCAAATGA
- the coaD gene encoding pantetheine-phosphate adenylyltransferase: MAHGKTAIYPGSFDPATNGHLDVIHRAARIFDKVIVAAADNSGKKAFFTIAERVAMLKEVTADIPNVQVEAFDGLVVDYARRKQVNVLIRGLRMTSDFDYEFQIALTNRRLAQDIETVFLMPSEHVSFLSSSLLKEVATLHGDVSSLVPAAVERKLKERLKR, encoded by the coding sequence ATGGCACACGGCAAAACCGCAATATATCCGGGCAGTTTTGACCCCGCGACCAACGGTCATTTGGACGTTATCCACCGGGCCGCGCGTATTTTTGACAAAGTCATCGTTGCGGCGGCGGACAATAGCGGCAAAAAAGCGTTCTTTACCATTGCCGAACGCGTGGCCATGCTCAAGGAAGTGACAGCGGATATCCCCAATGTCCAGGTGGAAGCATTTGACGGCCTGGTCGTTGATTATGCCCGTCGCAAGCAGGTCAATGTCCTCATCCGCGGTTTGCGCATGACCTCTGATTTTGATTATGAGTTCCAGATCGCGTTGACCAACCGGCGCCTGGCCCAGGACATTGAGACGGTGTTTTTGATGCCTTCCGAGCACGTGTCTTTCCTTTCTTCCAGTTTGCTTAAGGAAGTCGCGACCCTCCACGGGGACGTTTCTTCACTGGTCCCCGCGGCGGTCGAACGCAAGTTGAAAGAGCGCCTGAAGCGATGA
- a CDS encoding MFS transporter, whose protein sequence is MSVSRGDDRSPVSRRWILFFFCCTNVLVSFNISALTAVIPAVSRSLNVPMGDAAGIIPFYIIPYGVCALFYAPLAVRFSIKNLMIAAVALCGFGNWMCLWTDSLNMILLGRVIAGIGAAAVTPLAIMTLGKIFEKDIRGRVLGLFFSSSFFGALLGLVLSAFADWHWLFAVPALLGFVLVFGLWFCPEEGMEANTGVKVNYGDAFRLAGLRRILIFIFFMSLFFHGVCKWYGVYLDKVYNYDQLTISSLIILTAIASVAGQLIGGVVTDKYGRVNSCYIGIAILGLSTMALYGHYSLAFLALVLSMISVGWTIAHNGISTVLTDLSDMYRPELAALNSSVRFFSGGLGFYLSGNFIQMNFGLTFFAIGCLMLAQIIFVPKIIPSTPLRQKSIPDVFGE, encoded by the coding sequence ATGTCAGTAAGTAGGGGCGATGATCGATCGCCCGTTAGCAGACGTTGGATCTTATTTTTCTTTTGCTGTACCAACGTTCTTGTTTCATTTAACATTTCAGCCCTGACCGCGGTCATTCCGGCGGTCAGCCGCTCTTTGAATGTTCCAATGGGGGATGCGGCGGGCATCATCCCGTTCTATATCATTCCCTATGGCGTATGCGCGCTTTTTTACGCGCCGCTGGCCGTGCGGTTCTCCATCAAAAATTTGATGATCGCGGCTGTTGCGCTGTGCGGTTTCGGCAACTGGATGTGCCTGTGGACGGATTCGCTCAATATGATCCTCTTGGGGCGGGTCATCGCGGGCATCGGTGCCGCGGCCGTCACACCGCTGGCGATCATGACGCTGGGCAAGATATTTGAAAAAGACATCCGCGGCCGGGTCCTGGGGTTGTTTTTCAGTTCGTCGTTCTTTGGCGCCTTGCTGGGGCTGGTCTTAAGCGCTTTTGCCGACTGGCATTGGCTATTCGCGGTCCCGGCGCTGTTGGGCTTTGTACTTGTTTTCGGTTTATGGTTCTGTCCCGAGGAAGGCATGGAGGCCAATACCGGGGTCAAGGTCAATTATGGCGATGCTTTTCGTCTGGCCGGTTTGCGTCGCATCCTGATCTTTATTTTTTTCATGAGTTTGTTCTTTCACGGCGTATGCAAATGGTATGGCGTTTATCTGGATAAGGTCTACAATTACGATCAGTTGACCATCAGTTCTTTGATCATTTTAACGGCCATTGCCTCTGTGGCGGGACAGCTCATCGGCGGGGTGGTCACGGATAAATATGGCCGCGTTAATTCCTGCTATATAGGGATCGCGATCTTAGGATTATCCACCATGGCTTTATACGGCCATTATTCGCTGGCGTTTTTGGCCCTGGTGCTTTCCATGATCTCCGTCGGCTGGACCATTGCCCACAACGGTATATCCACGGTGCTGACGGATCTTTCGGACATGTACCGGCCGGAACTGGCGGCGTTGAATTCTTCGGTGCGGTTTTTCAGCGGCGGCTTAGGGTTTTATTTGAGCGGCAATTTCATCCAGATGAATTTCGGCCTGACGTTTTTCGCGATCGGTTGTTTGATGCTGGCCCAGATCATTTTTGTTCCGAAGATCATTCCTTCAACGCCGTTGCGGCAAAAGTCCATCCCTGATGTATTCGGGGAATGA
- the rsmD gene encoding 16S rRNA (guanine(966)-N(2))-methyltransferase RsmD, whose product MKILSGKYKGRNFYMPSGIRPTQNVLRAAVFDILGHDFKGLTFLDLFSGSGAVGLEAISRGAKEVTMVEKDPKNAEILRENCRILGIDLGEQYRILEADVFASIKKLAQKDQTFDIVFFDPPFDRNLAKKTLKCPGVNDILHAHSFLVVQHDPAERVDVPEHMKVVSERRYGASQLTILQKVTD is encoded by the coding sequence ATGAAAATACTTTCCGGGAAATATAAAGGACGCAATTTTTACATGCCCTCCGGCATCAGGCCGACCCAGAATGTTTTAAGGGCCGCGGTGTTTGACATTTTAGGGCATGACTTTAAAGGGCTGACATTTTTGGACCTTTTTTCCGGAAGCGGGGCGGTGGGTCTGGAGGCCATATCCCGGGGGGCCAAGGAAGTGACCATGGTAGAAAAAGACCCCAAAAATGCCGAAATCCTACGCGAAAACTGCCGCATCTTAGGCATTGATCTGGGGGAACAATACCGGATCCTGGAGGCGGATGTCTTTGCTTCAATTAAGAAATTGGCCCAAAAGGACCAAACCTTTGATATCGTCTTTTTTGACCCCCCGTTTGACCGCAACCTCGCCAAAAAAACCTTGAAATGCCCGGGGGTAAATGATATATTACACGCTCACAGTTTTCTCGTCGTACAGCACGATCCGGCCGAGCGCGTGGACGTACCGGAACATATGAAAGTCGTCAGCGAACGCCGGTACGGGGCCTCCCAACTGACTATTTTACAGAAGGTTACGGACTAA
- the recG gene encoding ATP-dependent DNA helicase RecG has protein sequence MPEHLNDISVQYVKGVGPGKAKLLADLGIYSVEDLLYLFPFRYEDRSQFTPIAMLSAGETQTVSAKVLTVGKRNFYSRHKTFEISVGDKSGRVFCVWFNRPWLDKYFKPGQEAVFYGRVDVFKKRLQMIMPDFELITPEDRSLNMGRIVPVYPLTKGITQRFLRKAIDAALEKYGGQMRDIVPADVRVRQGFGCMAEGIRQIHFPDSAREQEKAGRRAAFEEFFLFQVCVLLRRLSITTKEGVAHRIEKTFMEDYVRSFPFTLTRAQMRVASEMAEDMAKPRPMLRLLQGDVGCGKTAAAFFGCAAAFHNGGQSAFMAPTEILARQHYVHFEKLMGRGVFKGMRPALLTSSMSKKDREQVLRGLKEGGIDLVIGTHALLQDTVAFKKLTFVVIDEQHKFGVDQRALLSAKGSNPDVLVMTATPIPRTLCLTLYGDLDVSVIDEMPPGRGKVQTYRFTMDKAPAVYEQVRQQVNKGTQAYIIYPMVEESEALDLKAAKDMFRHFIQFEFKGLRLALVHGQMDRKEAQETMLKFKNHELDILVATTILEVGIDVANANVMVIEHAERFGLSQLHQMRGRIGRGPQDGVCILVTDSKTPESKARLDIFIKTTDGFKIAQQDLQIRGPGHYFGRHQHGADELRTTGPLTQMDILEKARQEAIGLTRKDPPLKSPANRLIRSVIKKRYPHYLDAVLAG, from the coding sequence ATGCCTGAACACTTAAACGATATTTCCGTCCAATACGTCAAAGGCGTTGGGCCGGGCAAGGCCAAACTTTTGGCTGATCTCGGCATCTACAGCGTCGAGGATTTGCTGTACCTTTTTCCTTTTCGTTATGAGGACCGCTCTCAATTCACGCCCATCGCCATGCTTTCAGCCGGCGAAACACAGACCGTTTCAGCCAAGGTTTTGACGGTGGGCAAACGCAATTTTTATTCCCGCCACAAGACCTTTGAGATATCGGTGGGGGACAAAAGCGGGCGTGTTTTCTGCGTGTGGTTCAACCGGCCGTGGCTGGACAAGTATTTCAAGCCGGGGCAGGAGGCGGTTTTTTACGGCAGGGTGGATGTCTTTAAGAAACGCCTGCAGATGATCATGCCGGATTTTGAACTGATCACCCCCGAGGACAGGTCGCTGAACATGGGCCGGATCGTGCCGGTCTATCCTTTGACCAAGGGGATCACCCAGCGTTTCTTGCGCAAGGCCATTGATGCGGCATTGGAAAAGTACGGCGGTCAAATGAGGGACATTGTGCCGGCTGATGTCCGGGTCAGGCAGGGTTTTGGGTGCATGGCCGAGGGCATACGGCAGATCCATTTTCCCGACAGCGCCCGGGAGCAGGAAAAGGCGGGCCGCCGCGCGGCATTCGAAGAATTCTTTCTTTTTCAGGTTTGCGTGCTGTTGAGGCGTTTGAGCATTACGACCAAGGAGGGCGTTGCTCACCGCATTGAAAAGACGTTCATGGAGGATTACGTCCGGTCGTTCCCTTTTACGCTCACCCGGGCCCAGATGAGGGTCGCCTCCGAGATGGCCGAAGACATGGCCAAGCCCCGTCCCATGCTGCGGCTTTTGCAGGGCGATGTCGGCTGCGGCAAAACAGCCGCGGCATTCTTCGGCTGTGCCGCGGCGTTCCACAATGGCGGTCAAAGCGCGTTCATGGCACCGACGGAGATCTTGGCCAGACAGCATTATGTCCATTTTGAGAAGCTCATGGGCCGCGGTGTTTTTAAGGGCATGCGTCCGGCGCTTTTGACCAGTTCCATGTCTAAAAAAGACAGGGAACAGGTGTTGCGTGGCTTGAAAGAGGGGGGCATTGATCTTGTCATCGGCACCCACGCGCTTTTGCAGGACACCGTTGCTTTTAAGAAGCTGACCTTTGTCGTGATCGATGAACAGCATAAATTCGGCGTTGATCAGCGGGCTTTATTGTCAGCCAAAGGGAGCAACCCCGATGTTTTGGTCATGACCGCGACGCCTATTCCAAGGACTTTGTGCCTGACCCTGTATGGGGACCTGGACGTGTCTGTGATCGATGAAATGCCGCCCGGGCGCGGAAAGGTCCAAACCTATCGTTTCACAATGGACAAAGCTCCGGCTGTTTATGAACAGGTGCGTCAACAGGTGAACAAAGGCACGCAGGCCTATATCATTTATCCCATGGTGGAAGAAAGCGAAGCGCTGGACCTCAAAGCGGCCAAGGACATGTTCAGGCATTTCATTCAGTTTGAGTTCAAAGGCCTGCGGCTGGCTTTGGTCCACGGGCAGATGGACAGGAAGGAGGCCCAGGAGACCATGCTCAAGTTCAAGAACCATGAGCTGGACATCCTCGTGGCCACCACCATCCTTGAGGTGGGTATTGACGTGGCCAATGCCAATGTCATGGTCATTGAGCATGCCGAGAGATTTGGTTTAAGCCAATTGCACCAAATGCGCGGACGGATCGGACGCGGGCCGCAGGACGGCGTGTGCATTCTGGTCACCGACTCCAAGACCCCGGAGTCCAAGGCGCGCCTGGATATTTTTATCAAAACCACCGACGGGTTTAAGATCGCCCAACAGGACCTGCAGATCCGCGGGCCGGGGCATTATTTCGGCCGTCATCAGCATGGGGCCGATGAATTGAGGACAACCGGCCCTTTGACCCAAATGGATATTTTGGAAAAAGCCCGCCAGGAAGCGATAGGGCTGACACGTAAGGATCCGCCGTTGAAGAGTCCGGCAAACCGTTTGATCAGGTCAGTCATCAAGAAAAGGTATCCGCATTATTTGGACGCGGTGCTGGCGGGATAA